One Hypanus sabinus isolate sHypSab1 chromosome 4, sHypSab1.hap1, whole genome shotgun sequence genomic region harbors:
- the LOC132392728 gene encoding ETS translocation variant 5-like isoform X2: protein MSQTLPESQYAPEHRFQRQMSEPCHPYPHQSGVPNNSRQVYQRQLSEPMPSLQTFKQEYHDSHYDHVSGPSRQNFQPPLGIKQEPRDYCYDSEVPNCQSSYLTGGSYYTAPTNQEGFPYEKDPRMYYDDTCVVPDRIDNKVKQESPVYRENLPYQRRGSLQLWQFLVTLLDDPSNSHFIAWTGRGMEFKLIEPEEVARRWGIQKNRPAMNYDKLSRSLRYYYEKGIMQKVAGERYVYKFVCDPEALFSMAFPDNQRPFLKTEIDCHIKEDTVPLTHFDDNAAFLLEVDHCNNLPYSEGFAY from the exons ATGTCCCAGACCTTGCCCGAGTCCCAGTACGCTCCGGAGCACAG GTTCCAGCGGCAGATGTCCGAGCCGTGCCACCCATATCCACATCAGTCAGGAGTCCCCAACAACAGTCGACAAGTTTATCAGCGACAACTGTCAGAGCCCATGCCTTCCCTTCAGACCTTCAAGCAGGAGTACCACGACTCACATTATGATCATGTCAGTGGTCCCAGCAGGCAGAATTTCCAACCCCCTCTTGGGATTAAGCAGGAACCAAGAGACTACTGCTATGACTCAG aaGTGCCTAACTGCCAATCCTCATATCTGACGGGAGGAAGCTATTACACTGCTCCCACCAACCAGGAGG gtttTCCTTATGAAAAGGATCCCCGGATGTACTATGACGATACGTGTGTGGTACCAGATAGGATTGACA ATAAAGTCAAACAAGAATCCCCAGTGTACAGAGAAAACCTGCCCTACCAACGACGTGGTTCCTTACAGCTGTGGCAGTTCCTAGTAACGCTGCTGGATGATCCATCAAATTCCCACTTCATCGCATGGACGGGCAGAGGCATGGAATTCAAGTTAATTGAACCCGAGGAG GTCGCCCGCCGCTGGGGCATCCAGAAAAACCGCCCTGCGATGAACTATGACAAATTGAGCCGCTCGCTGCGCTATTATTACGAAAAGGGGATCATGCAAAAG GTTGCAGGGGAGCGATACGTGTACAAGTTTGTGTGTGATCCCGAGGCACTTTTCTCTATGGCCTTCCCAGACAATCAGCGTCCCTTTCTGAAGACTGAAATCGACTGTCACATTAAGGAGGATACCGTTCCTCTAACACATTTTGATGATAACGCAGCCTTCTTGCTGGAAGTGGATCACTGCAACAACCTTCCGTATTCAGAGGGCTTTGCATATTGA